In the Zingiber officinale cultivar Zhangliang chromosome 5A, Zo_v1.1, whole genome shotgun sequence genome, ACAGGTCCTTGCGCCGACCCCGAGTATCGGTCAGCCATTCCCATGGCCATGGAGTACCGCCCCTTCAGTCCGGCCACCCCGCCGGCGAAGGTCTGCATCCCCACCTCCGAGCCCGAGACCGTCTTCGACATCAAATACTACACTCGTGATAGACGCCGCAACCGCCCTCCCGTTCGACGAACCGTCCTCAGGAAGGCTGACGTCGAGCGGATCATGGCAGCCAAGACCTTCGGCTCTGATGATTTCCCCAAAGTGTACCTTACTAAGACGATCGAAGAGGACCAAAACACCCACGGTGGTGGCTATCAGAAGTAAAAAAAAGGTTTGATTTCCGCACTCGATTCTTTTCATCTCCTTTCCTGTCGCGATTGTGGTTTCTCTATCCTTCCGTGGTTTGAAATTATGGATGAATTATATATTCGTTTATCTATAATCAGTCTGataatatatgtattttttttctctccgaATAGTGGTTCCTCAATAAGGATTCTTTGTTTCCCATCTGCTATGTTTTTCGAGATTGGCCCGATATTGCCTTTCCTTGAACTTAATAAATGGATATATTTGACCTTTCCAGGTAGTTTTTCACATATCCTGAAACCTccaatttttctctttttcttttcagCATGAGACCTCTAAGCTATTTTTTGTTCAGCCCATTTTGATTAACTCTACGAGTCTTTTGGTGTCATGTGTATTACACTTACCTGGTATCCCGTCTTACGTCCGTGTGCGTTTGGTCATTTTGCAATTCATTGGTTGCTGGAATAGGAGTTGGGGAATGATGATGATACAAATATGT is a window encoding:
- the LOC121979742 gene encoding uncharacterized protein LOC121979742, with protein sequence MASFVKSALQSLRKYIKKPWEITGPCADPEYRSAIPMAMEYRPFSPATPPAKVCIPTSEPETVFDIKYYTRDRRRNRPPVRRTVLRKADVERIMAAKTFGSDDFPKVYLTKTIEEDQNTHGGGYQK